The DNA region ATTGcactaaaagataaaataccTGCAACAAACATTTGACAAGGTGTTTTCCGATACCAGGATAATGGTGGGATCTCTCTGGGATATCGCTTTGTAGCACAAGGTGCTTGAAATTCAGACCTAAAACGGTATCCAATCACCCCACCCAAGGCAAGCAATGGAATACCAACAAGCGAACATACAAGAAGTACCACAATAATGGTGCCAAATGGAAGTGCAGCAGTGGCCCCATAAGAAATGGCAACTGTGTTAAGAAAAGACACTGTCACAAATAATGGGCCCAGGTACAGAATCCCAGCAAGACGAACACTCCATTCCTGGAATTCAACATTGTTTGTGTCACAGGGGTAACAAGTTGAAAAAGATACGgcagacaaaaaaaataaagaaacataaatcaCTTACCCATCCGGCCTCGGCAAACTGATTGTGGAAAGAAGCAGCAGTGTACCCCGCAACCGCAGAAGTAATTGAATATATCAAGACAAGAGACGTGAGCAGTGCTCCACGATTGTAAGGATAGAGGGCACCAAAAGATGCCAgtaaaaataagatgaaaaccctgaatggaaaaatattgaagGTTTTATAGTCATAAGTCAAGATATTGAAAATTGTTAGTCTGATTCACATAAACTGCCTCAGAAATTGTTATCTGTATATTAAGTGCTGAAGAACCAACTTTCTCTCCCCAGCACAATTTGCTAACTAATGGCCTACTTAGCATGCAACATCATCCAATATCATACTACTTTAGAAGCCACAGACAATGTTGCAATAatttttgcatttcttttttggttacaTGTATgaatacatacacacacacacacacacacacatatgtatttttatatgcatgtagagagagagagagagagagagagagagggtataGTTCAATTAATATGCATTAACAAAGTCAGTTCACGATGCTGGTTTCAAATGTACAAAAGCTTGAAGAAGATAACATCCATCCATAGAAGCACCAGCTGTATGCAGATGCAAGAGATCTACCTAACAAGATCTGCAAAATTACAGACTATAGAACATCCAATGTCATACTGACATCTGGAGGTAACTgttgggaaaagaaaaatattagctAGACAGGCAATGAGGCAATGCTTTTGGTAACACTCCAAGGCATGAGATTGAGGCTACTATGGAATATGTTAACAAAACGTAGTTTAAGTAACATCTGATAAGGTGTCCTTCACAGATAACAGCCACGATGATGCTACTTAGAGAATGGTCATTGAAACTATAGCTTTCAAACATGAATacaatggataaaaaaaaaggttctaaAGTATCTTACTGGGTTAGCAGCTGGGTACCAGTGCCCAAGACAGCacaaaaaaaagacaagttAGGAGGACATCTGAATACATCTCCATGAATGTATTTCCAACCAACCtccttatcttcttcttcatccccATTAGCACACCTGCAATACATGAAAAATATTAGGCCAACATAGTAAAATAACCAGCTAATGGCTCTATGCAGAACAGAGAATAATTAGCAGTGTAGTTACTTCTTCATATCATTCTTGAGACGCCGCATAAAAAGCAAGGCAAGCAATCCCATCAAGAGTACAATAATTACAATAGAATTAATGAACGAGAACCAATGGATTTTTCGGTGGATCGGCACTAATGAAGCCCTCGTATATTTGTCCATCCTGTTCTCAAACTTAGTTGAGCTCTCATTCCAGATAACTGAATAAGTGAAAGTAACATCGATTTCAACATCTTCTGTTATATCCACCGCGTGGTTTGGATCACTAAAAGCCTGTATTTCTACAACTCGGTCCCCATTGTAAAGAACATCAAACTGAACATGTTTAAAGAGATAATACTTGGGGCCCTTCTCACCAAAAATCTCACTCTCTTCAAGTTTTCCAATGAACCCCCATAATGGGAGATCATCATAATACATCTGGAAGTAAAAATCATCATGGACAGCAGTCCTGAACTTTGAAACTTCATCAACTTTAAGCTTCTTCTGGCAAAGGGTCTCCCTACTTTTCTCCTCCCGAAATTTCAACTCATAAAGAGCATTGGTCAAACGATCACCATTGAGAACTTCACCAAAGGATTCCTTCTTCCAGATTACTGGATCTGCAAGCCACAAAGTAGAAACTCAATCACTACTGCTTAAAGAAAGCAATAAATGAAATTTCAACACCATTAAAATGACAATACACAGAGTCCTACTTGTACGCGTGAATTCAAGTCAAACTGTCTAATTTAGAGCACATTATGAGTCGCCATCGGACATATCAAAGcttgaaaaaatacaaacacCCATTGGATATTACCATATACCAAGTGTATGCTAGTACATGAAAACATTTCAACATGAGCAAATTTGAGATATGACCCACAAATTGGAAACTCAAAATTATTCTAGTAATCAATGTATGAACAAACTCTAGTATAGCGTGAAGCTAAAGAGGCTTACCTGGGCGGCAGAACGGCAAGTCATAGAAGTAGTAGGTCTCACTGCGGGAGAATAACAGTGAACAAGAACATTAGTATTGGAAAGGAAGATTTAAAAGTGCATTGGGAAGAGAGCTGAGATGTGAATTCGAGGTGTAGGGATTGGAGGAATTGGGTACCTGGGATTGTTGAGGGGACCAACTTTGTTGACGAATAGGGGGACGCGATCTCCCACATTGTAGCGATGTTCGCTTGGCGAAGCGGCGGCGGAAGAGTCTGTGAAGCTCAGCGCTGCGAAGAGCACTGTAAGGACGACGATTTGCCAGGGTTTAGACATAGATGACCACAGGAAgcaactgagagagagagagagagagtttcgtCAACACTGTTAAAACTTAGAATATGAAAGAAATGGTACACGATCAGTACAACTTACTTTAAATATCTtatgtttgttaaattttagaaagaaaaaaaaaatcaaaattatttggtaaattttaccacatttcaatttaatatttttgttttaaattttgagaattaGGTTATTAGATTTTACCCGGGTTTCAAATGGATCCTTCTATTACTCCAACTTTTAAATGAAAACacggagtaatgctatatattatctcattatctttttctcattttctcagAGTTATGTGCCGTAGTTTTTATAGCATTTGTGtaggaaaattgattttttttggaaaaccaaTTAAGTCATATTCACTCTAGAGAGATAGGAGGGAGATAATGGGAGTAATGAATAGAACTACTCTTAAACACGACACCATGTCATACTTGTATGCCATGCGTATGTCATGTCAtgcaccaaaaataaaatgaaaatcaaaattGATTCTTAGGttttcttgtgattttatttagtaatcgagttttcaatttcaatgaTTAGGTTCTTAAATTTTATCTCAATTTTGAATATGTTAGTCGGTCAATTTGCCATACAATTGTCCCTAAGGGGTAGTTCAAATATCGGCTGTAAACCACGTTTCATGAAGCGAATATTACTAGCTCGAATCTCCTTTTNNNNNNNNNNNNNNNNNNNNNNNNNNNNNNNNNNNNNNNNNNNNNNNNNNNNNNNNNNNNNNNNNNNNNNNNNNNNNNNNNNNNNNNNNNNNNNNNNNNNGGCGGGATTGGGATTTGGTTAGAAGTTAGATCCCTGAATTGACGAAAAGAGCTCATACTATAACCGTTGAGTGAACAAACCTCCATCATAGAAGCCTTGTTTTTAGGGCTTCATATCCACACGCTTTACCTCTTGAGTTCATCAACAGTGATATATGCTAAATTGCCAGTCGCTCACATCGCAGCGGATTACGTCCTCCAACTCTATTCATTTGCTTATACAAAGAGCAGCCTCCGGTTACTTGATTGTAGGGATCCAACTTGTATGCTGTAGTTAAAATTATAGCATACAAAGTTTTCAAGAAGTAGTTGGATTGgttaggaccacgcctaatgaaaatagaagtcactaattcgaatcctcctcccctctcttgtgcggatatatatatatatatatatgttaaaaaattgaaaggtgaGGATTTAACTAAAGTAATTAAATGGCATAGATCTGTCATAATAAATGCCAATTTTCTTTCATCCATCActtcatttatttattggtatttaTTATGATAGATCCGAACTCTTCAATTACTATAATTAAATcaccacccttcaattttttaagaGCATGCCAAATCCTGATTGTACAGCTGCCCACTTAGATAATGTTCTAGACATTCCAAAATAGAGCTCCTTCCTATTTTATAACTGCATTTTCACATCGTTGGCAAAAAAATGCTAGTTTTAAAGAACCCacgattttaattttttaaaagccaaaatgcgattttaccaaacactaaactatgttttaaaaaatcgttttttCAAATCGTacgtttttaaatcgcaaacTCAAATGATCCCttcatatgaatcatatcaCGATGCCATTTACCACAGTATGTTTTAACCAAAGAGAATGTTCCAGACATTCCAAAActgcactttctttttcttaaaagcaATCCATTATTTCATTCACACATCCTTTTGGTCAAAATAAAGGTACAAAGCACTCTCTTCACGGATCAAGTAAGACTCCGACTTTACTGACGAGTATGGCTCCAAAGAATTGTTTAAACTCAAGGGGATTTGAACCTTAGACCTGATAGGGTTACtaccaaaaccaaaacctttACCAAGCTAACTAACCCCTTTGGGTTCAGACAAtctattcttataaaaaaaaattctaaaaaatgcATTCCCATGGCCAAACATGCGCGATTTTGTGCATCCACGCAATTGTCATATACCAAATACATGCTGATGCTGCACACTTATCAACTGGTAATAACCTTAATTTCCCTAGGTATATAATGGTTGTCACAATTTTTTTCCATGCTATGATCTTCTCCAATTAGAAGGAATTTCACAGGGCTTACAATCTTAATCGAGTACTTTTGTGCTGTGTGTGTGTGCACAAGCATGTATGTGTGTCTGTATGAGTAAATATTATTACATTCCAATTCCTTCCCGATACCTCCCAAGGAAAATCCCGAATTGGATGAGTGAGCATTATATTAATGGTATCACTTGAATGTACGAGCATATTCATTCGCTTTTAACAGCATGGTATATATGGCGAACAAACATTAAGGAAGCACAAAAACTGATTGTACCAAGAATCAGGAAGAATGCATAGCACATGCAAGCATTATAGCCAATAAAGAAGGATAGCTGCATGAAACTGTTCATATTTGACCTGGCATAGAAGTAGATACAATAGCCAAACATGAAAATGGCTGTCGAGCCCCCACACAACACCGATCTGCATCAGCCAGACAAAATACACTATGAATATACGACAAAGTAatgcaaaataaagaaaaagatttaagTCTTTCATTTGATGAGGATGcaataacaacatatataatatagatCAAGCATAGAACCTAATTCGAGCTACTTAACATTGTGTATGGTCTTTACACTTTGTTGCAAGGGAAATAGAAGGATGGGTCTAAAGTTTCACAAACATCTTCAAAATATTGGACTGCCGATGAGTAATAGGCAGCATGAAGCAATAAAAACGTCATTTCAGTTGTAATTtaaaaccccaccaaaatccAGAAAGATACAAATAAAAACATGACCATCCGCTACTTCTAAGCATCTACATGATATAGTCTATAGTAAAACAGATCCTTCAGCTTCAAATAAAACACTTGAAAGCAAGCAACCCATATGATATAGtccatgaaattttttttgttatcatgtTCCCGCATCTAGTTTTCAAACATCGACCAATTGTTGAAGTTCAAAACTTATCCGAAATACGGGTATCAATTCTGTGAAACGGCCTAgttattattttgagtttcatGAATAGAAGATGCCATCTTTGTCCCTGAAAAAATTagctcaaatttattttcttaaattaagAAACCAATTCATACCCCATGTTATCATCTCCATCGatctattattgttattttcacATATCCTTGTTGTCGACTAAGATTCAAGATCAACCCAAACACAATAACGCACAAAAATAAGACGAGAATCTAAGATGAACAATTATGCTTATATGCAGATCTACACAGATAGATGTGCCTCTGGGTCTTGTATTGCATGAGCAAGAGAACATACCTCCACCACCACTCATAGTCTTCCACAGAAAGCTGAATATATGTCAAACCAACACTCATCATTGATGTTAGTACAATGAGGATGACGAAGGTGATAAATAA from Corylus avellana chromosome ca10, CavTom2PMs-1.0 includes:
- the LOC132163677 gene encoding transmembrane 9 superfamily member 5; protein product: MSKPWQIVVLTVLFAALSFTDSSAAASPSEHRYNVGDRVPLFVNKVGPLNNPSETYYFYDLPFCRPDPVIWKKESFGEVLNGDRLTNALYELKFREEKSRETLCQKKLKVDEVSKFRTAVHDDFYFQMYYDDLPLWGFIGKLEESEIFGEKGPKYYLFKHVQFDVLYNGDRVVEIQAFSDPNHAVDITEDVEIDVTFTYSVIWNESSTKFENRMDKYTRASLVPIHRKIHWFSFINSIVIIVLLMGLLALLFMRRLKNDMKKCANGDEEEDKEVGWKYIHGDVFRCPPNLSFFCAVLGTGTQLLTQVFILFLLASFGALYPYNRGALLTSLVLIYSITSAVAGYTAASFHNQFAEAGWEWSVRLAGILYLGPLFVTVSFLNTVAISYGATAALPFGTIIVVLLVCSLVGIPLLALGGVIGYRFRSEFQAPCATKRYPREIPPLSWYRKTPCQMFVAGILSFSAIVLELHHLYASVWGYKIFTLPGILFITFVILIVLTSMMSVGLTYIQLSVEDYEWWWRSVLCGGSTAIFMFGYCIYFYARSNMNSFMQLSFFIGYNACMCYAFFLILGTISFCASLMFVRHIYHAVKSE